A stretch of the Streptomyces ortus genome encodes the following:
- a CDS encoding response regulator, which yields MADAIKVLLVDDHQVVRRGLRTFLEVQEDIEVVGEASDGAEGVARAEELKPDVVLMDVKMPGMDGVEALRRLRELDNPARVLVVTSFTEQRTVIPALRAGAAGYVYKDVDPDALAGAIRSVHAGHILLQSEVADALLSQEGVNYSQGRGSSLTEREREVLGLIADGRSNREIARALVLSEKTVKTHVSNILMKLDLSDRTQAALWAVRHGVTG from the coding sequence GTGGCTGACGCGATCAAGGTGCTGCTCGTCGACGACCACCAGGTCGTCCGCCGAGGGCTGCGCACCTTCCTTGAGGTGCAGGAAGACATCGAGGTCGTGGGGGAGGCGTCCGACGGCGCCGAAGGAGTCGCCCGCGCCGAGGAGTTGAAGCCCGACGTCGTCCTCATGGACGTCAAGATGCCGGGCATGGACGGCGTCGAGGCCCTGCGCAGGCTCCGCGAACTGGACAACCCCGCGCGCGTGCTCGTCGTCACCAGCTTCACCGAGCAGCGCACGGTGATCCCGGCCCTGCGCGCGGGCGCCGCGGGCTATGTCTACAAGGACGTGGACCCGGACGCGCTCGCCGGGGCCATCCGCTCGGTTCACGCCGGGCACATCCTGCTGCAGTCCGAGGTGGCCGACGCGCTGCTGTCCCAGGAGGGCGTCAACTACAGCCAGGGAAGAGGGAGTTCGCTCACGGAGCGGGAGCGCGAGGTGCTCGGCCTGATCGCCGACGGCCGCTCCAACCGCGAGATAGCCCGCGCCCTCGTCCTCTCCGAGAAGACCGTCAAGACGCACGTATCGAACATTCTGATGAAGCTCGACCTCTCCGACCGCACCCAGGCCGCGCTGTGGGCCGTACGCCACGGTGTGACGGGCTGA
- a CDS encoding ABC transporter ATP-binding protein — MSDVLELEDVSVVREGRALVDQVSWSVKEGERWVILGPNGAGKTTLLNLASSYLFPSQGTATILGETLGKVDVFELRPRIGVAGIAMAEKLPKRQTVLQTVLTAAYGMTAGWHEDYEDIDEQRARAFLDRLGMTDFVDRRFGTLSEGERKRTLIARALMTDPELLLLDEPAAGLDLGGREDLVRRLGRLARDPIAPSMIMVTHHVEEIAPGFTHVLMIRQGKVLAAGPLELELTSRNLSLCFGLPLVVSQAGDRWTAQGLPLS; from the coding sequence ATGAGCGATGTACTGGAGCTTGAGGACGTATCCGTGGTCCGAGAGGGCCGGGCTCTGGTGGACCAGGTCTCCTGGTCGGTCAAGGAAGGCGAGCGCTGGGTCATCCTCGGCCCCAACGGCGCCGGAAAGACGACCCTCCTCAACCTCGCCTCCAGCTACCTCTTCCCCAGCCAGGGCACCGCCACCATCCTCGGTGAGACCCTCGGCAAGGTCGACGTGTTCGAGCTGCGCCCGCGGATCGGCGTGGCCGGCATCGCCATGGCCGAGAAGCTCCCCAAGCGCCAGACCGTCCTGCAGACGGTGCTGACCGCCGCCTACGGCATGACCGCCGGCTGGCACGAGGACTACGAGGACATCGACGAGCAGCGCGCCCGCGCCTTCCTCGACCGCCTCGGCATGACCGACTTCGTCGACCGCAGGTTCGGCACGCTCTCCGAGGGCGAGCGCAAGCGCACCCTCATCGCCCGCGCGCTGATGACCGACCCCGAGCTGCTGCTCCTCGACGAGCCCGCCGCCGGTCTCGACCTCGGCGGGCGCGAGGACCTCGTACGCCGTCTCGGCCGCCTGGCCCGCGACCCGATCGCCCCCTCCATGATCATGGTCACGCACCATGTGGAGGAGATCGCCCCCGGCTTCACCCACGTCCTGATGATCCGTCAGGGCAAGGTGCTCGCGGCGGGCCCCCTGGAGCTGGAACTCACCTCGCGCAACCTCTCGTTGTGCTTCGGCCTCCCGCTCGTCGTCAGCCAGGCCGGCGACCGCTGGACCGCCCAGGGCCTGCCGCTGTCCTGA
- the chpE gene encoding chaplin ChpE: MKNLKKAAAVTMVAGGLVAAGAGFASATDGAHAAGQAVGSPGVASGNLVQVPVAIPVNAVGNTVNVIGILNPAFGNDGFNG, encoded by the coding sequence GTGAAGAACCTGAAGAAGGCCGCTGCCGTCACGATGGTGGCCGGTGGCCTCGTTGCCGCCGGTGCCGGTTTCGCCTCCGCCACCGACGGTGCGCACGCCGCCGGTCAGGCCGTGGGCTCGCCGGGTGTCGCCTCGGGCAACCTCGTCCAGGTCCCGGTCGCCATCCCGGTGAACGCGGTCGGCAACACCGTGAACGTCATCGGCATCCTGAACCCGGCGTTCGGCAACGACGGCTTCAACGGCTGA
- a CDS encoding GAF domain-containing sensor histidine kinase, which yields MSQGPRSGLLAVSTALLAMSRHLEVRDVLKTIVASARELLDAQYAALGVPDDHGGFAQFVVDGVSDAQWKAIGPLPRQHGILAAMLHQARPERLADVREDPRFEGWPAAHPDMSDFLGLPIRDGDEVLGALFLANKNCARPTGGCGFTEDDEDVLGILAQHAAIALTNARLYERSRELTIAEERSRIAHELHDAVSQKLFSLRLTAQAAAALVDRDPDRAKGELQQVAALAAEAADELRAAVVELRPAALDEDGLVATLRTQTQVLDRAHSARVTFDSRGVRALPAAQEEAMLRVAQEALHNALRHSGAARVDVTVEKRGPGAVLRVTDDGRGFEPSATRRAGRHLGLVSMRDRTNGVGGELTVASAPGKGTTIEMEVPGG from the coding sequence ATGAGTCAAGGACCCCGGTCGGGCCTGCTCGCGGTGAGCACCGCGCTGCTGGCCATGAGCAGGCATCTCGAGGTGCGCGACGTCCTCAAGACGATCGTCGCCTCCGCCCGCGAACTGCTCGACGCGCAGTACGCGGCCCTGGGGGTCCCCGACGACCACGGCGGCTTCGCCCAGTTCGTCGTCGATGGTGTCAGCGATGCCCAGTGGAAGGCCATCGGCCCGCTCCCGCGCCAGCACGGCATCCTCGCCGCGATGCTGCACCAGGCCCGCCCGGAGCGCCTCGCCGACGTCCGCGAGGACCCGCGCTTCGAGGGCTGGCCCGCCGCCCACCCCGACATGTCCGACTTCCTCGGCCTGCCCATCCGCGACGGCGACGAGGTCCTCGGCGCACTCTTCCTGGCCAACAAGAACTGCGCACGGCCGACGGGCGGCTGCGGTTTCACCGAGGACGACGAGGACGTGCTCGGGATCCTCGCCCAGCACGCCGCGATCGCCCTCACGAACGCCCGGCTGTACGAGCGCAGCCGTGAGCTGACCATCGCCGAGGAACGCTCCCGCATCGCCCACGAACTGCACGACGCCGTCAGCCAGAAGCTGTTCTCCCTGCGCCTGACCGCCCAGGCCGCCGCGGCCCTGGTGGACCGCGACCCGGACCGCGCCAAGGGCGAACTCCAGCAGGTGGCCGCCCTCGCCGCCGAGGCGGCCGACGAACTGCGCGCCGCCGTCGTCGAGTTGCGCCCCGCCGCCCTCGACGAGGACGGCCTGGTCGCCACGTTGCGCACCCAGACACAGGTCCTCGACCGGGCCCACTCCGCGCGCGTGACCTTCGACAGCCGCGGCGTCCGCGCGCTGCCCGCCGCCCAGGAGGAGGCCATGCTGCGGGTCGCCCAGGAGGCGCTGCACAACGCGCTGCGGCACTCGGGCGCGGCCCGCGTCGACGTCACCGTGGAGAAGCGCGGTCCGGGCGCCGTCCTGCGCGTCACGGACGACGGCAGGGGCTTCGAGCCGAGCGCGACCCGCCGCGCGGGACGCCATCTCGGCCTGGTCTCCATGCGCGACCGGACCAACGGCGTCGGCGGCGAGCTCACCGTCGCATCAGCGCCGGGCAAGGGCACCACGATCGAGATGGAGGTTCCTGGTGGCTGA
- a CDS encoding ABC transporter ATP-binding protein/permease, which produces MPELVLELNGRTWTLDASRPYSLGRDPQGDVVLEDARVSWRHATITWGGRSWVIEDHGSTNGTFVQGQRIHQMEIGPGSAVHLGNATDGPRLSLTGAAAPAPQAQSQQQPYAAQGAPAAGWAQQTPQAPEQSWQQSQQGQQGGHIPQQQGSGGAAGAPPVYGDRSPTTFHQMSLGRVMRIGRALENELVVSDLQVSRHHAEFHATPDGRAEIRDLGSHNGTFVNGVAIAKGGSALLGPNDIVGVGHSTFRLVGDRLEEFVDTGEVSFSARHLTVTVDGGKQILKDVSFGVPEKSLIAVIGPSGSGKSTLLKALTGYRPANEGDVLYDNRNLYKQFAELRQRIGLVPQDDILHKELTVKKALKYAAKLRFPADTTTQERDSRIDEVLRELKLDVHKEKKVTSLSGGQRKRVSVALELLTKPSLIFLDEPTSGLDPGMDRDVMQLLRGLADDGRTVLVVTHSVAELAICDKLLVMAPGGSVAYFGPPEEALNFFGYDTWADVFSAFENYRDYDWAGRWKGSQHYQMYAADIDAVAPQSVAMPSPQAMRPPKPQGWVSQLSTLVRRYVSVIASDKGFLALTVILPAVLGAVSLLIEPDKTLLVNEKLQPNGLPIPNSTAATVLLILAVGACFAGAANSVRELIKERVIYERERATGLSRSAYLMSKVIVLGVITMFQGALVGAIGFMSRTIPDEGLILGGAVALELSLPIMALGFTSMMFGLVISSLVKTAEKTMPLLVMFAIIQVVFTGCLFPLNGAVGVNQISYLMPSRWAVGASGATLDFNKINPHNTAETDPLWDHTALTWVLDMTALFALAAVCAFLVARFLRRHEPEVMRK; this is translated from the coding sequence GTGCCGGAACTCGTACTGGAATTGAACGGACGTACCTGGACGCTCGACGCGTCCAGGCCATACAGCCTCGGACGCGATCCGCAGGGGGACGTCGTGCTCGAGGACGCCAGGGTGTCCTGGCGTCACGCCACGATCACCTGGGGTGGCCGCAGTTGGGTCATCGAGGACCACGGCAGCACCAACGGCACCTTCGTGCAGGGCCAGCGGATCCATCAGATGGAGATCGGCCCGGGCTCGGCCGTGCACCTCGGCAACGCGACCGACGGACCACGTCTGAGCCTGACGGGCGCCGCGGCGCCCGCACCGCAGGCACAGTCCCAGCAGCAGCCGTACGCCGCTCAGGGCGCCCCGGCGGCCGGCTGGGCCCAGCAGACTCCGCAGGCGCCGGAGCAGAGCTGGCAGCAGTCGCAGCAGGGACAGCAGGGCGGCCACATCCCGCAGCAGCAGGGCTCCGGCGGCGCCGCGGGGGCGCCGCCGGTCTACGGGGACCGCAGCCCGACCACGTTCCACCAGATGTCGCTGGGCCGCGTGATGCGGATCGGCCGTGCGCTGGAGAACGAGCTGGTCGTCTCCGACCTGCAGGTCTCGCGCCACCACGCCGAGTTCCACGCGACGCCCGACGGACGGGCGGAGATCCGTGACCTCGGCTCGCACAACGGCACGTTCGTCAACGGTGTGGCGATCGCCAAGGGCGGCTCCGCGCTGCTCGGCCCGAACGACATCGTCGGCGTCGGCCACTCGACGTTCCGCCTGGTGGGCGACCGCCTCGAGGAGTTCGTCGACACCGGTGAGGTCTCCTTCTCGGCCCGCCACCTGACCGTCACGGTCGACGGCGGCAAGCAGATCCTCAAGGACGTCTCCTTCGGCGTGCCGGAGAAGTCGCTCATCGCGGTCATCGGCCCCTCCGGCTCCGGCAAGTCGACGCTCCTCAAGGCGCTCACGGGCTACCGCCCGGCCAACGAGGGTGACGTCCTCTACGACAACCGAAACCTCTACAAGCAGTTCGCCGAGCTGCGTCAGCGCATCGGTCTGGTCCCGCAGGACGACATCCTGCACAAGGAGCTGACCGTCAAGAAGGCCCTCAAGTACGCGGCCAAGCTGCGCTTCCCCGCGGACACCACGACCCAGGAGCGCGACTCCCGGATCGACGAGGTGCTGCGCGAGCTCAAGCTCGACGTCCACAAGGAGAAGAAGGTCACCTCCCTCTCCGGTGGCCAGCGCAAGCGCGTATCGGTGGCCCTGGAGCTGCTGACCAAGCCGTCGCTGATCTTCCTCGACGAGCCCACCTCGGGTCTCGACCCGGGCATGGACCGCGATGTCATGCAGCTGCTGCGCGGCCTCGCCGACGACGGCCGCACGGTCCTCGTCGTCACGCACTCGGTGGCCGAACTGGCCATCTGCGACAAACTTCTGGTCATGGCGCCCGGCGGTTCCGTGGCCTATTTCGGTCCGCCCGAGGAGGCGCTGAACTTCTTCGGCTACGACACCTGGGCCGATGTCTTCTCCGCCTTCGAGAACTACCGCGACTACGACTGGGCGGGCCGCTGGAAGGGCTCGCAGCACTACCAGATGTACGCCGCGGACATCGACGCGGTCGCCCCGCAGTCCGTAGCCATGCCGTCGCCGCAGGCGATGCGCCCGCCGAAGCCCCAGGGCTGGGTCTCCCAGCTGAGCACACTGGTCCGGCGGTACGTCTCGGTCATCGCGTCCGACAAGGGCTTCCTGGCCCTGACGGTGATCCTGCCGGCGGTCCTCGGCGCGGTCAGCCTGCTCATCGAGCCGGACAAGACGCTGCTGGTGAACGAGAAACTGCAGCCGAACGGCCTGCCCATCCCGAACAGCACGGCCGCGACCGTGCTGCTGATCCTCGCGGTGGGCGCCTGTTTCGCGGGCGCCGCGAACTCCGTCCGTGAGCTGATCAAGGAACGGGTGATCTACGAGCGCGAGCGCGCGACCGGCCTGTCACGCTCCGCGTATCTGATGTCCAAGGTGATCGTTCTCGGCGTGATCACGATGTTCCAGGGCGCGCTGGTCGGCGCGATCGGCTTCATGAGCCGGACCATCCCCGACGAGGGACTGATCCTCGGCGGCGCGGTCGCGCTGGAGCTCTCCCTGCCGATCATGGCGCTCGGCTTCACCTCGATGATGTTCGGCCTGGTCATCTCCTCGCTGGTGAAGACCGCCGAGAAGACCATGCCCCTGCTGGTGATGTTCGCGATCATCCAGGTCGTCTTCACCGGCTGCCTGTTCCCGCTGAACGGCGCTGTGGGCGTCAACCAGATCTCGTATCTGATGCCGTCGCGCTGGGCGGTCGGTGCCTCCGGGGCCACGCTCGACTTCAACAAGATCAACCCGCACAACACGGCCGAGACCGACCCCCTCTGGGACCACACGGCGCTGACCTGGGTCCTGGACATGACGGCCCTGTTCGCCCTCGCCGCGGTCTGCGCCTTCCTGGTGGCCCGCTTCCTGCGCCGCCACGAGCCGGAGGTCATGCGCAAGTAG
- a CDS encoding NfeD family protein, whose product MNDIDAWVWWLIGAAGLGIPLVVTAMPEFGMLAVGAVAGAVTAGFGGGVVVQVVVFAAVSVALIAVVRPVAARHRAQRPELATGIDALKGRQAVVLEKVDGSGGRIKLAGEIWSARSLDTTRAYDVGQEVDVVEIEGATAIIV is encoded by the coding sequence GTGAACGACATCGACGCTTGGGTGTGGTGGCTGATCGGCGCGGCCGGGCTCGGAATCCCGTTGGTCGTGACCGCGATGCCGGAATTCGGCATGCTCGCCGTCGGCGCCGTCGCGGGCGCCGTGACCGCGGGGTTCGGAGGCGGTGTCGTCGTCCAGGTCGTCGTCTTCGCCGCCGTCTCCGTCGCCCTCATCGCGGTGGTACGGCCCGTCGCGGCCCGGCACCGTGCGCAGCGACCTGAACTGGCTACGGGAATCGACGCGTTGAAGGGCAGGCAAGCCGTCGTCCTGGAGAAGGTGGACGGTTCGGGAGGCCGGATCAAACTCGCGGGAGAGATCTGGTCCGCACGCTCCCTCGACACCACCCGCGCCTACGACGTGGGCCAGGAAGTGGATGTGGTGGAGATCGAAGGAGCCACGGCGATCATCGTGTGA
- a CDS encoding SPFH domain-containing protein → MEPIIIVLIILVVLVFIALIKTIQVIPQASAAIVERFGRYTRTLNAGLNIVVPFIDSIRNRIDLREQVVPFPPQPVITQDNLVVNIDTVIYYQVTDARAATYEVASYIQAIEQLTVTTLRNIIGGMDLERTLTSREEINAALRGVLDEATGKWGIRVNRVELKAIEPPTSIQDSMEKQMRADRDKRAAILTAEGIRQSQILTAEGEKQSAILRAEGEARAAALRAEGEAQAIRTVFESIHAGDADQKLLAYQYLQMLPKIAEGDANKLWIVPSEIGDALKGLSGAMGNFGPMGGGNQGGGGTERREKPSVD, encoded by the coding sequence ATGGAACCGATCATCATCGTCCTGATCATTCTGGTGGTGTTGGTCTTCATCGCGTTGATCAAGACCATCCAAGTCATTCCCCAGGCCAGCGCCGCGATCGTCGAGCGGTTCGGCCGTTACACGCGCACTCTCAACGCGGGCCTGAACATCGTCGTCCCGTTCATCGACTCGATCCGCAACCGCATCGACCTCCGCGAGCAGGTCGTGCCGTTCCCGCCCCAGCCGGTGATCACCCAGGACAACCTGGTCGTGAACATCGACACCGTCATCTACTACCAGGTGACGGACGCCCGCGCCGCGACCTACGAGGTCGCCAGCTACATCCAGGCGATCGAGCAGCTCACCGTCACCACGCTCCGCAACATCATCGGCGGCATGGACCTGGAGCGGACCCTGACCTCCCGCGAGGAGATCAACGCGGCCCTGCGCGGAGTCCTCGACGAAGCCACCGGCAAGTGGGGCATCCGCGTCAACCGCGTCGAGCTCAAGGCGATCGAGCCGCCCACCTCCATCCAGGACTCGATGGAGAAGCAGATGCGCGCGGACCGCGACAAGCGCGCCGCGATCCTCACCGCGGAAGGTATCCGCCAGTCGCAGATCCTCACCGCCGAGGGTGAGAAGCAGTCGGCCATCCTGCGTGCAGAGGGTGAGGCCAGGGCCGCCGCGCTGCGCGCCGAGGGCGAGGCCCAGGCGATCCGTACGGTCTTCGAGTCCATCCACGCCGGTGACGCGGACCAGAAGCTGCTGGCCTACCAGTACCTCCAGATGCTGCCGAAGATCGCCGAGGGCGACGCGAACAAGCTCTGGATCGTGCCGAGCGAGATCGGCGACGCGCTCAAGGGTCTGAGCGGCGCGATGGGCAACTTCGGGCCGATGGGCGGCGGCAACCAGGGCGGCGGCGGCACGGAACGCCGAGAAAAGCCGTCAGTGGACTGA
- a CDS encoding transglycosylase SLT domain-containing protein — MPKQHSIPGRIPAMTKAHKLSFAGVATLGAAALAFSLAPADTKASTDAVSAAPAAFSSEHLKVKTVGLSGQLADAQAAAAKKKAADAAATKKAAEAAAAKKAADARKAKEAASRSAQRAAVKPVAAKTYANNLDGWIRQSLDIMKKHGIPGTYDGLHRNIMRESSGNPNAINGWDINAINGVPSIGLLQVIKPTFDAYHVAGTVHSQYNPVANITAAANYAADRYGSIDNVNSAY; from the coding sequence ATGCCCAAGCAGCACAGCATTCCTGGTCGCATCCCCGCCATGACCAAGGCCCACAAGCTCTCGTTCGCCGGTGTCGCCACGCTCGGCGCCGCCGCGCTCGCGTTCTCGCTGGCTCCCGCCGACACGAAGGCGAGCACCGACGCGGTCTCCGCGGCCCCCGCCGCGTTCTCGTCGGAGCACCTGAAGGTCAAGACCGTCGGCCTCAGCGGCCAGCTCGCCGACGCCCAGGCCGCCGCCGCGAAGAAGAAGGCCGCCGACGCCGCCGCCACGAAGAAGGCCGCCGAGGCAGCCGCGGCGAAGAAGGCCGCGGACGCCCGCAAGGCCAAGGAGGCCGCGAGCCGGTCCGCCCAGCGCGCCGCGGTCAAGCCGGTCGCCGCGAAGACCTACGCGAACAACCTCGACGGCTGGATACGCCAGTCGCTGGACATCATGAAGAAGCACGGCATCCCCGGCACGTACGACGGACTGCACCGCAACATCATGCGGGAGTCCTCGGGCAACCCGAACGCGATCAACGGCTGGGACATCAACGCCATCAACGGCGTCCCGTCCATCGGTCTGCTGCAGGTCATCAAGCCGACCTTCGACGCCTACCACGTCGCCGGCACCGTCCACAGCCAGTACAACCCGGTCGCCAACATCACCGCCGCCGCCAACTACGCGGCGGACCGGTACGGCTCGATCGACAACGTCAACAGCGCGTACTGA
- a CDS encoding chaplin, producing the protein MNIAKKAALAVTVAGIAAGASAGAAVADSDADAAAVKSPGVASGNAVQAPIHVPVNVVGDSINVIGLLNPTFGNEAVND; encoded by the coding sequence ATGAACATCGCCAAGAAGGCCGCACTGGCCGTCACCGTCGCCGGTATCGCAGCGGGTGCCTCGGCCGGTGCGGCTGTCGCCGACTCGGACGCCGACGCCGCTGCCGTGAAGTCCCCGGGCGTCGCCTCGGGCAACGCGGTCCAGGCGCCGATCCACGTCCCCGTCAACGTCGTCGGTGACAGCATCAACGTGATCGGGCTCCTGAACCCGACCTTCGGCAACGAGGCTGTCAACGACTGA
- a CDS encoding SDR family NAD(P)-dependent oxidoreductase codes for MPVAIITGASKGLGRALAEALAERGWDLVLDARTARPLQEAAAVLSKYGARVRALPGDVTDAAHRGRLVAAARELGGVDLLVNNASALGAEPLVRLESLAADGLRRALEVNVVAALGLVQEALPLLRRSAAGAVIAVSSDAAAEAYETWGGYGASKAALDQLSAVLGEEEPGLRVWAVDPGDMGTDLYAAAVPEDDDPRPDPAGVAPAFLRLLDGRPASGRYRASALLERR; via the coding sequence ATGCCGGTAGCGATCATCACGGGGGCCTCGAAGGGGCTCGGGCGCGCGCTCGCCGAGGCGCTGGCGGAGCGCGGCTGGGATCTGGTGCTGGACGCCAGAACCGCGCGGCCCCTCCAGGAGGCGGCGGCCGTCCTCAGTAAGTACGGAGCACGGGTACGGGCGCTGCCCGGGGACGTCACGGACGCCGCGCACCGGGGCCGGCTGGTGGCGGCGGCCCGGGAGCTCGGCGGCGTCGATCTGCTGGTGAACAACGCGAGCGCGCTGGGCGCCGAACCGCTCGTACGGCTCGAATCGCTGGCTGCGGACGGGCTCAGGCGTGCGCTGGAGGTCAATGTGGTCGCGGCGCTCGGGCTGGTCCAGGAGGCGCTGCCGCTGTTGCGAAGGTCGGCGGCGGGCGCGGTGATCGCGGTCAGTTCGGACGCGGCAGCGGAGGCGTACGAGACCTGGGGCGGCTACGGGGCGTCGAAGGCGGCGCTCGACCAGCTCTCCGCGGTGCTCGGGGAGGAGGAGCCGGGCCTGCGGGTCTGGGCGGTCGACCCGGGTGACATGGGTACGGACCTGTACGCGGCGGCCGTTCCCGAGGACGACGATCCGCGGCCCGACCCGGCGGGCGTCGCGCCGGCCTTCCTGAGGCTGCTGGACGGGCGTCCGGCGAGTGGACGCTACCGGGCCTCCGCGCTGCTGGAGCGGCGATGA
- a CDS encoding S-adenosylmethionine:tRNA ribosyltransferase-isomerase, with protein sequence MTTAMGVPPLDGGRPGSWTLPAELSASVPAEQRGPGLDRDAVRLLVSHGTRVSHHAFVELPGLLRAGDLLVVNTSMTLAAAVDGRAGHARAVVHFSTRGDDGRWAVELREPDGRGTTRARGGGPAGTEVRLPGNVRLVLEEPLSGRNARLWWGRVFDADVPGLLRRHGRPIRYSYTERDQPLSAYRTVFALASADGAGSAEMPSASRPFTARLVAELVSRGVQFAPVTLHTGVASAEAHEPPYPERFAVPETSARLINAARAGGGRVVGVGTTAVRAVESAAGPDGVVRAARGWTGLVVTPERGVGVVDGLLTGLHEPRASHLLMLEAIAGREAVDRGYQEALRGRYLWHEFGDVHLILPEEDPHAEGCRSNSR encoded by the coding sequence ATGACGACCGCCATGGGGGTGCCTCCGCTCGACGGCGGCCGGCCGGGGAGCTGGACGCTCCCCGCGGAGCTGTCGGCGTCCGTGCCGGCCGAGCAGCGGGGTCCGGGGCTCGACCGCGACGCCGTCCGTCTGCTCGTCTCCCACGGGACCCGGGTGTCGCACCACGCGTTCGTGGAGCTGCCGGGTCTGCTGCGGGCCGGGGACCTGCTCGTCGTGAACACCTCGATGACGCTGGCGGCGGCGGTGGACGGGAGAGCGGGGCACGCGCGCGCGGTGGTGCACTTCTCCACCCGGGGCGACGACGGGCGCTGGGCGGTGGAGCTGCGGGAGCCCGACGGGAGGGGGACCACGCGCGCACGCGGGGGCGGGCCCGCGGGGACGGAGGTGCGGCTGCCCGGAAACGTACGGCTCGTGCTGGAGGAGCCGCTGTCGGGGCGGAACGCGCGGCTGTGGTGGGGGCGGGTCTTTGACGCCGACGTGCCGGGGCTGCTGCGGCGGCACGGGAGGCCCATCCGCTACTCCTACACGGAGCGGGACCAGCCGCTGTCCGCGTACCGGACCGTTTTCGCGCTGGCGTCCGCCGACGGGGCGGGGAGTGCGGAGATGCCGAGCGCCTCGCGGCCCTTCACGGCGCGGCTGGTGGCGGAGCTGGTGAGCCGGGGTGTGCAGTTCGCGCCGGTCACCCTGCATACGGGGGTCGCCTCGGCCGAGGCGCACGAGCCGCCGTATCCGGAGCGCTTCGCGGTGCCGGAGACCTCGGCGCGGCTGATCAACGCGGCGAGGGCCGGGGGCGGCAGGGTCGTCGGGGTCGGCACCACGGCCGTCCGCGCCGTGGAGTCGGCGGCCGGTCCCGACGGGGTGGTGCGCGCCGCGCGGGGCTGGACCGGTCTGGTGGTGACCCCGGAGCGCGGGGTGGGGGTCGTCGACGGGCTGCTCACCGGGCTGCACGAGCCGCGGGCCTCACATCTGCTGATGCTGGAGGCGATCGCGGGCAGGGAGGCCGTCGACCGTGGGTACCAGGAGGCGCTGCGCGGGCGCTATCTGTGGCACGAGTTCGGCGACGTGCACCTCATCCTCCCGGAGGAGGACCCTCACGCAGAGGGTTGCCGCAGCAACTCCCGGTGA